A stretch of Henckelia pumila isolate YLH828 chromosome 4, ASM3356847v2, whole genome shotgun sequence DNA encodes these proteins:
- the LOC140864305 gene encoding transcription factor PHYTOCHROME INTERACTING FACTOR-LIKE 13-like, whose product MDISCLPEWNTEFGVELPVLPSQRRQMGVDNELVELLWQNGEVVLQSQTQRKSSNDSNKSKQVHRHDDLRSQFVMTSTNLSQDEEAISWIHCPIDESFEEELGSDFLSEIPSSNPIFEGGNFFKFSGSQQHEFGSISLPPPSLESLDSTHQDQILRGDRKDSNLDLPVKRQEFVRMGPCDVHELSVLTIGSSHCGSNQVASSCGIGSRTKVDDTNHVKKPSPVSDECTEIETLEQALTSSSGGSGSSFWKTNNQSNENSGHKRKSRDAELSDCLSDATELESGSGNNSSKKSGTARRSRVAEVHNLSERRRRDRINEKMRALQELIPHSHKSDKASMLDEVIEYMKSLQSQIQFMWMGSQMAQMVLPGIQNYMCRAGMGISPATTIPQIHNLMRFPRLPQIYQAMAVAPLPNQTAVGLRPVLNPVNYQNQMQSPGFHEQYANYGGLYSMQNTSQRMNMFGLGSHLSQPNHVLAPPRNGSGSVS is encoded by the exons ATGGACATTTCTTGCCTTCCTGAATGGAACACTGAATTTGGAGTTGAACTTCCTGTACTGCCCTCTCAGAGGAGACAGATGGG TGTAGATAATGAACTAGTGGAGCTGCTATGGCAAAATGGAGAGGTAGTGTTGCAGAGCCAAACTCAGAGAAAATCAAGCAATGATTCCAACAAGTCTAAGCAAGTTCACAGGCACGACGATTTGAGGAGTCAATTTGTCATGACTTCGACTAATTTGAGCCAAGATGAAGAGGCGATTTCATGGATTCATTGCCCTATAGATGAATCTTTCGAGGAGGAGTTGGGTTCTGATTTTCTATCCGAGATTCCGTCTTCTAATCCAATCTTTGAAGGCGGAAACTTTTTCAAGTTTTCGGGTTCACAGCAGCATGAGTTTGGTTCAATTTCCTTGCCACCTCCAAGCCTCGAATCCCTGGACTCAACCCACCAAGATCAAATCCTCAGAGGGGACAGAAAAGACAGTAATCTTGATTTGCCTGTCAAAAGACAGGAATTTGTTCGTATGGGACCGTGTGATGTTCATGAGTTGTCCGTTTTGACGATAGGGTCGAGCCACTGCGGCAGCAATCAGGTTGCATCTAGCTGTGGGATTGGTAGCAGAACAAAGGTGGATGATACAAATCATGTTAAAAAGCCAAGTCCTGTGAGCGACGAATGCACCGAAATAGAGACGCTCGAACAAGCGCTTACATCTTCCTCGGGGGGATCAGGAAGTAGTTTTTGGAAAACCAACAATCAGAGTAATGAAAACAGTGGCCACAAAAGAAAGAGTAGAGATGCAGAGCTATCCGATTGCTTGAGTGAT GCTACCGAATTGGAGTCAGGTTCGGGGAACAATTCATCTAAGAAATCTGGAACTGCTCGCAGAAGCCGCGTAGCTGAAGTGCATAACTTATCCGAGAGG AGACGGAGGGACAGGATCAACGAGAAGATGAGAGCCTTACAGGAGCTGATCCCTCACTCTCACAAG TCGGATAAAGCATCCATGTTAGATGAGGTGATTGAGTACATGAAGTCCCTTCAATCACAAATTCAG TTTATGTGGATGGGAAGTCAAATGGCACAAATGGTACTACCAGGCATTCAAAACTACATGTGCCGGGCAGGAATGGGAATCAGCCCGGCTACGACGATTCCTCAAATTCACAATCTCATGCGTTTTCCGAGGCTGCCACAAATCTACCAAGCCATGGCAGTAGCTCCCCTGCCAAACCAAACTGCGGTTGGCCTGAGACCTGTCCTAAATCCTGTTAATTATCAGAATCAAATGCAAAGTCCGGGTTTCCACGAGCAATATGCCAACTACGGTGGCCTCTATTCGATGCAGAATACATCTCAG CGTATGAACATGTTCGGCTTAGGATCCCATTTGTCACAACCGAATCACGTTTTGGCACCACCTAGAAATGGCAGTGGATCGGTTTCATGA